The following coding sequences are from one Carassius gibelio isolate Cgi1373 ecotype wild population from Czech Republic chromosome B7, carGib1.2-hapl.c, whole genome shotgun sequence window:
- the aldh1a2 gene encoding retinal dehydrogenase 2, protein MTSSKVELPGEVKNDPAALMASLHLVPSPVPNPEIKYTKIFINNEWHDSVSGKVFSTYNPTTGEKICDVQEADKADVDKAVQAARSAFSLGSVWRKMDASERGRLLFKLADLVERDSAYLATLESLDTGKPFLSSFFVDLQGTIKTFRYFAGWADKIHGSTIPIDGEYFTLTRHEPIGVCGQIIPWNFPLVMTAWKLGPALSCGNTVVLKPAEQTPLTCLYIGALIKEAGFPPGVVNILPGYGPTAGAAISSHMGIDKVAFTGSTEVGKLIQEAAGKSNLKRVTLELGGKSPNIIFADADFELAVEQAHQGVFFNSGQCCTAGSRIFVEEPIYEEFVRRSVERARIRTVGNPFDPTTEQGPQVSAEQQSRVLELIQSGITEGAKLECGGKAPPSKGFFVEPTVFSDVQDHMRIAKEEIFGPVQQIMKFKTIEEVIERANNSEYGLAAAVFTTDLNKAMTVSAALQAGTVWINCYNAMSCQCPFGGFKMSGNGRELGEIGMKEYTEVKTITMKISGKKS, encoded by the exons atttttattaataacgAATGGCATGATTCTGTGAGCGGTAAGGTCTTCAGCACATACAACCCGACTACAGGGGAGAAGATCTGTGATGTCCAGGAAGCAGataag GCTGATGTGGACAAAGCCGTGCAGGCTGCGCGTTCGGCCTTCTCTCTGGGTTCAGTATGGAGGAAGATGGATGCATCTGAACGTGGGAGGCTGTTGTTTAAACTAGCTGACCTGGTGGAAAGAGACAGTGCCTACCTGGCT ACCCTGGAGTCTCTGGACACTGGGAAACCTTTCCTCTCCTCCTTCTTTGTGGACCTCCAGGGAACCATTAAAACTTTTCGATATTTTGCTGGATGGGCAGATAAGATCCACGGTTCCACGATTCCGATTG ATGGAGAATATTTCACTCTTACCAGACATGAGCCCATTGGAGTTTGTGGACAGATTATTCCT TGGAACTTCCCGCTGGTGATGACAGCATGGAAATTGGGGCCAGCGCTGAGCTGTGGGAATACTGTTGTCCTGAAACCTGCTGAGCAGACCCCTCTCACCTGCCTCTACATCGGTGCTCTGATCAAAGAG GCTGGGTTTCCACCGGGAGTCGTCAATATTTTGCCAGGCTATGGGCCAACCGCAGGAGCCGCGATCTCTTCGCACATGGGCATAGACAAAGTGGCGTTCACAGGATCGACTGAG GTAGGCAAGCTGATCCAAGAAGCAGCAGGAAAGAGCAATCTGAAGAGAGTCACGCTAGAACTCGGGGGAAAGAGTCCCAACATCATTTTTGCAGATGCTGATT TTGAGCTGGCAGTCGAACAGGCCCATCAGGGTGTTTTCTTCAATAGTGGTCAATGCTGCACCGCTGGATCCCGTATCTTTGTAGAAGAGCCCATTTATGAGGAGTTTGTGCGAAGGAGTGTTGAGAGAGCGCGGATAAGGACAGTTGGAAATCCGTTTGACCCAACCACTGAGCAGGGACCTCAG GTGAGTGCGGAGCAGCAGAGTCGTGTACTGGAGCTGATTCAGAGCGGCATCACTGAAGGAGCTAAACTGGAGTGTGGAGGCAAAGCTCCTCCTTCTAAAGGCTTCTTTGTGGAGCCCACAGTCTTCTCTGATGTACAGGACCACATGCGCATTGCCAAGGAGGAG ATATTTGGGCCAGTTCAGCAGATTATGAAGTTTAAAACTATTGAAGAAGTGATTGAGAGAGCCAACAACTCAGAATATGGTCTGGCAGCAGCGGTCTTCACCACAGACCTCAACAAGGCCATGACTGTCTCTGCAGCTCTGCAGGCCGGCACTGTCTG gatCAACTGTTATAATGCCATGAGCTGCCAGTGTCCTTTTGGAGGATTCAAAATGTCCGGCAACGGTCGTGAACT GGGGGAGATCGGAATGAAAGAGTATACAGAGGTGAAAACCATTACAATGAAGATTTCAGGGAAGAAATCCTAA
- the LOC127962148 gene encoding putative nuclease HARBI1 encodes MEYVLGQRIRRRRERVYRPRQTYLSLSEEECIRKLRLTRQAVTDICHLLADELGTDAQCPYAFPVAVKVTAALHFYASGSFQHPLSSIGGISQSAISSAIHAVTSGLVRHAGEYIKFPVTPDNQERAKQAFCAKYGFPGVLGVIDCTHVQLRAPSENALVYINRKGTYSINVQVICDAYSKITHVFANYPGSSHDSFILANSTIPAIFEGNPQLDGWLLGDNGYPLKTWLMTPYLMPATIREMQFNRKHTQTRCVIERTFGILKMRFRCLDRTGGTLQYSPQKVAAFFVACCVLHNISINQGCVVDIDEQILEDLRRRDGELHVPMPLNPNAPAAARERRAYLTEELLHRL; translated from the coding sequence ATGGAGTATGTCTTGGGACAACGAATTAGACGCCGGAGGGAGAGGGTATACCGGCCCAGACAGACCTATCTCTCCCTCAGTGAGGAGGAATGCATAAGAAAGCTACGCCTGACCCGACAGGCTGTGACAGACATCTGCCATCTCCTGGCAGATGAGTTGGGGACTGATGCACAATGTCCCTATGCCTTCCCCGTGGCAGTAAAGGTTACAGCGGCATTGCATTTCTATGCATCTGGGTCGTTCCAGCACCCCCTTAGCTCCATTGGAGGCATTTCACAATCTGCCATAAGTTCGGCTATACATGCAGTTACATCAGGTCTAGTCCGACATGCTGGGGAATACATCAAATTCCCCGTCACACCTGACAACCAGGAAAGAGCAAAGCAGGCATTTTGTGCGAAGTATGGGTTCCCTGGTGTCCTTGGTGTTATAGACTGCACCCATGTGCAGCTACGTGCCCCATCAGAAAACGCACTTGTATACATCAACCGCAAGGGAACCTATTCAATCAACGTACAAGTCATTTGCGATGCTTATAGTAAAATCACCCATGTCTTTGCGAATTATCCTGGCTCGAGCCACGACTCATTCATACTGGCAAACTCTACCATTCCTGCCATCTTCGAGGGGAATCCCCAGTTGGATGGGTGGCTGTTAGGGGACAACGGGTATCCGTTAAAGACATGGCTGATGACACCATATTTGATGCCAGCAACAATTCGTGAAATGCAGTTtaatagaaaacacacacaaacacgctgtGTAATTGAACGAACGTTCGGCATACTGAAAATGCGCTTCAGGTGTTTGGATAGAACAGGAGGCACTTTACAGTACAGTCCTCAAAAGGTCGCAGCATTCTTTGTGGCGTGTTGTGTTTTACACAACATTTCCATAAATCAAGGTTGTGTTGTTGACATAGATGAGCAAATATTAGAGGACTTAAGGAGACGTGATGGTGAACTGCATGTGCCGATGCCACTTAACCCAAATGCCCCAGCAGCAGCACGGGAGAGGAGAGCTTATTTGACAGAAGAACTGCTGCATCGTCTATAG